One Oscillospiraceae bacterium genomic region harbors:
- a CDS encoding class I SAM-dependent rRNA methyltransferase, with amino-acid sequence MKKQRIFPSAIVTKKAEISIKSGHPWVYDTEIISSDECGNGELIDVFSQKRTYLGTGLISVKSKIRIRLLSDNTNEAFTDEFFSRRIKYALDYRRTVMADDYKCCRLIFGEADGLPGFTADLYDGIIVTQMLSFGMEKRKEMLYGLLINRVKEFGIEPKGIFERNDVAIRELEGLEQNKGWYDFGPSFQHPESPVVTICENGVNYYVNVENGQKTGFFLDQKYNRLAVAKISSGKKVLDCFTHTGSFAFNALRGGAEHVTAVDVSSAAIDIAKANATLNSYEINTKIDFVCADVFDLLPELAEKKSDYDFIILDPPAFTKSRKTIGSAERGYKEINYRAMKLLPRGGYLATCSCSHFMENEMFIKMLLDAACDANVKLKLIESRRQSPDHPVLLNVPETDYLKFYLFQVV; translated from the coding sequence ATGAAAAAACAGAGAATATTCCCTTCGGCAATTGTGACAAAAAAAGCAGAAATATCAATTAAATCCGGGCATCCGTGGGTTTATGATACAGAAATTATTTCTTCGGACGAATGTGGAAATGGTGAATTAATTGATGTTTTTTCTCAAAAAAGAACGTATCTCGGAACAGGTCTTATAAGCGTGAAGAGTAAAATCAGAATCAGACTACTTTCCGACAATACGAATGAAGCCTTTACAGATGAATTTTTTTCACGCAGGATAAAATATGCGCTTGATTACCGCCGTACAGTTATGGCGGATGATTATAAATGCTGTAGGCTTATATTCGGAGAAGCTGATGGGCTTCCTGGATTTACGGCCGACCTATATGACGGAATCATTGTGACTCAGATGCTGTCCTTCGGTATGGAAAAGCGCAAGGAAATGCTTTACGGCTTGTTAATCAACCGGGTAAAAGAATTCGGAATTGAGCCAAAAGGGATATTTGAACGTAATGATGTCGCTATCAGAGAACTTGAAGGTCTTGAACAGAACAAAGGCTGGTATGATTTTGGGCCGAGCTTTCAACATCCTGAATCGCCGGTTGTGACAATATGTGAAAATGGCGTAAATTATTACGTTAATGTTGAAAACGGACAGAAAACAGGTTTTTTTCTGGATCAGAAATATAACCGTCTTGCCGTGGCAAAAATCTCATCCGGTAAAAAAGTGCTTGACTGTTTCACTCATACGGGATCTTTTGCCTTTAACGCGCTTCGGGGAGGAGCAGAGCATGTCACAGCCGTGGATGTTTCCTCCGCGGCAATAGATATTGCAAAGGCAAACGCAACTTTGAACTCATATGAAATAAACACAAAAATCGATTTTGTATGCGCAGATGTTTTTGATCTGCTTCCGGAGCTTGCCGAAAAGAAGTCCGATTATGATTTTATAATATTGGATCCGCCCGCTTTTACAAAAAGCCGAAAAACAATCGGAAGCGCGGAACGGGGTTATAAGGAGATAAACTACCGTGCCATGAAATTGCTTCCGCGCGGCGGTTATCTTGCCACATGCTCATGCTCGCATTTTATGGAGAATGAAATGTTTATTAAAATGCTTTTAGACGCCGCTTGCGATGCCAATGTCAAACTCAAGCTTATCGAATCAAGAAGACAGTCTCCTGATCATCCTGTATTGCTTAATGTTCCGGAAACCGATTATCTGAAGTTTTACCTGTTTCAGGTTGTTTGA
- the thpR gene encoding RNA 2',3'-cyclic phosphodiesterase — protein sequence MRLFIAVKLSPELVDELVKTQIRMRCSGVKANYTRPENMHITLSFIGESDAEQAKNIENAFKNTSFNEFSLSLKGNGCFGSIYWIGTESGGELEKLALKIRSLLLTAKIPFDDKKFVSHITLSRETYFPIKCKDISSFTLNDNTSMKVNSFFLMKSERVNGKLIYNSIYEFKTGKI from the coding sequence ATGCGTTTGTTTATCGCGGTAAAGCTTTCGCCGGAGCTTGTTGATGAGCTTGTGAAAACGCAAATTCGTATGAGATGTTCCGGAGTTAAAGCAAATTACACTCGTCCCGAAAATATGCATATCACGCTCTCCTTTATTGGGGAATCAGACGCAGAGCAAGCAAAAAATATAGAAAATGCATTCAAAAACACAAGCTTTAATGAGTTTTCACTGTCTTTGAAAGGGAACGGATGTTTTGGCAGTATATACTGGATAGGTACGGAGAGCGGGGGAGAACTCGAAAAGCTTGCGTTAAAAATAAGAAGCTTATTATTAACTGCCAAAATACCTTTTGACGATAAGAAATTTGTTTCACATATAACTCTATCAAGGGAAACATATTTTCCCATAAAATGCAAAGATATTTCTTCTTTTACTTTAAATGATAACACTTCAATGAAAGTTAATTCGTTCTTTCTTATGAAATCGGAGAGAGTAAACGGAAAGCTTATTTATAATTCTATTTATGAATTTAAAACCGGAAAAATATAA
- a CDS encoding DUF4397 domain-containing protein, with product MPLPPDSYVRILHASPDAPAVDIYANGNLIAKNLVYKQLTDYVAVKPNEYTIQVYPAGQKNNPVIDTKLTIPPMSSITVAAINKLANISLLPIMELYMPMYDKRISYIKFAHLSPNAPAVDIALPDGTKLFTNIKYKQYTDYINAAPGNYTLLVKPTGTDQVALTVPNVNLLPGKIYTVYAVGLLGETPPLDAIISIDNEY from the coding sequence ATGCCATTACCACCGGATTCATATGTCAGAATACTGCATGCCTCGCCTGATGCGCCTGCTGTTGATATTTACGCAAACGGTAATTTGATTGCCAAAAACCTTGTTTATAAGCAATTGACAGACTATGTTGCAGTCAAGCCAAATGAGTACACAATTCAAGTTTATCCTGCCGGTCAAAAAAATAATCCTGTAATTGATACAAAATTAACCATACCGCCAATGAGCAGTATTACAGTAGCAGCGATAAACAAACTGGCAAATATCAGCCTGTTACCCATAATGGAATTATATATGCCAATGTATGACAAACGTATCTCATACATAAAATTCGCGCATTTATCTCCGAATGCTCCTGCAGTTGACATTGCTTTGCCCGACGGAACAAAGCTCTTTACAAATATAAAATATAAACAATATACCGATTATATCAATGCAGCCCCAGGTAATTATACGTTGTTGGTCAAGCCAACCGGAACTGATCAGGTCGCGCTTACCGTACCCAATGTTAATTTACTTCCAGGCAAAATTTACACGGTTTACGCTGTAGGTCTTTTAGGTGAAACACCGCCGCTTGATGCAATAATATCTATAGATAATGAATATTAG
- a CDS encoding NAD(P)H-dependent oxidoreductase, translating into MKTLLYIIANSKTEDMSSSRTVSRRLVNAILEKDPDIKLEEIDLYKDHIPQLKGCYFENRSAIINLEARSKLSADEQSEVAKIEQLCDQFKNADIYVLSAPMWSLSFPAPVKEYIDCVIQSGKSISFENNKPHGLLDDKNRIFIYVQSSGANIPWILKPALSKGLNYVHDIMKFIGINTFEELLVDGTGTTEEERQTSIKNATDRIQPLVQKLF; encoded by the coding sequence ATGAAAACTTTGCTTTATATCATAGCAAATTCAAAAACAGAAGATATGTCATCAAGCAGAACAGTGAGCAGAAGATTAGTCAACGCAATTTTAGAAAAAGATCCTGATATAAAACTGGAGGAAATAGATCTGTATAAAGATCATATTCCTCAATTAAAAGGTTGTTATTTTGAAAACAGGAGTGCAATAATAAATTTAGAAGCGAGAAGTAAGCTTTCTGCCGATGAACAAAGTGAGGTTGCCAAGATCGAACAGCTATGTGACCAATTTAAAAATGCTGATATTTATGTTTTATCAGCACCGATGTGGAGTCTTTCGTTCCCTGCTCCCGTGAAGGAATATATAGATTGTGTTATTCAATCAGGCAAATCAATATCATTTGAAAATAATAAGCCTCATGGGCTTCTGGATGACAAAAACAGAATTTTTATTTATGTTCAATCCTCCGGAGCAAATATTCCATGGATACTAAAGCCTGCTCTTTCCAAAGGATTAAATTATGTTCACGATATTATGAAATTCATTGGTATAAACACATTTGAGGAGTTACTTGTTGACGGCACCGGAACCACAGAAGAAGAACGTCAAACTTCGATAAAAAATGCGACTGATAGAATTCAACCGTTGGTTCAGAAATTATTTTAA
- a CDS encoding helix-turn-helix domain-containing protein: protein MIDKLQTGKRISVMRKKIGLSQSALAEKLNITTQAVSKWECGQALPDVELLTELSWLFGVSINGLLEGGETFVSSVAVKPVVLPEQAGCMLKTKEQKKLLKSVAPYFTDIEISELARQIAVGDFKSECIVSVCSSEKKKSIAIDLLQLSENTLRELAPYISEAANIAVGDIPREIKRISDYLVCPECNEKLELVKSGDNIIFACKNGHNAKIVDGVICFNTREIPGEQWSLSLRNYEHYLEWQNSPRNPNYKRGKLSGDVVWDKLSERKPKVILDIASGMGGGIKDIIERIDWQCMIIMTDLSYRILSWDKRFFETVKVNPYVELVYIACDCAKLPIKPESIDTVLSNGGFESMQYKRMNGFSEGYRILKKEGETIYNMSIVEDKSSLNSKKWLSLTHSLGWSDEKEFSEQYVEIGEWIATCEKYGYKKTEVEKLYGELPAPDTDVFPFENEIMQWMCNYVCVSIK, encoded by the coding sequence ATGATCGATAAACTTCAGACGGGAAAAAGAATATCCGTCATGCGTAAAAAGATCGGGTTATCTCAATCGGCATTAGCTGAAAAATTGAATATAACAACACAGGCTGTCTCAAAATGGGAATGCGGTCAGGCGCTGCCGGATGTGGAGCTGCTTACAGAATTATCATGGCTTTTCGGAGTATCTATCAATGGTTTACTTGAAGGCGGAGAAACATTCGTATCATCTGTCGCCGTAAAACCTGTTGTTCTGCCTGAACAAGCGGGATGTATGCTGAAAACCAAAGAGCAGAAAAAGCTTTTAAAGTCTGTCGCTCCATATTTCACAGATATCGAAATATCCGAGCTTGCGCGTCAGATTGCGGTAGGTGATTTTAAATCGGAATGTATTGTTTCCGTTTGTTCAAGTGAAAAGAAAAAATCGATCGCCATCGATCTGTTACAGCTTTCGGAAAATACTTTACGTGAACTCGCTCCGTATATTTCCGAAGCGGCGAATATTGCGGTCGGAGATATACCGAGAGAAATAAAGCGAATTTCTGATTATCTTGTATGCCCGGAATGCAATGAAAAATTAGAGCTTGTAAAATCGGGAGATAACATAATATTCGCATGTAAAAATGGTCATAATGCAAAAATTGTTGATGGAGTGATATGTTTCAATACGCGTGAAATTCCAGGCGAACAATGGTCGCTTTCACTTCGCAACTACGAGCATTACCTTGAATGGCAGAATTCTCCTAGAAATCCGAATTATAAGCGGGGTAAATTGTCAGGTGATGTGGTTTGGGATAAGCTGTCAGAGAGAAAGCCTAAGGTAATTTTAGATATTGCTTCAGGTATGGGAGGAGGAATCAAGGACATAATTGAAAGAATCGATTGGCAATGTATGATAATCATGACTGATCTTTCATATCGAATTTTATCATGGGATAAACGCTTTTTTGAAACTGTAAAGGTAAATCCGTATGTAGAGCTTGTTTACATTGCCTGTGATTGCGCAAAATTGCCGATTAAACCGGAATCAATTGATACAGTACTCTCAAATGGCGGATTTGAAAGCATGCAGTACAAACGGATGAACGGCTTTTCAGAAGGTTACAGGATTCTTAAAAAAGAAGGCGAAACCATATACAATATGAGTATTGTTGAAGATAAGAGTTCATTAAATTCGAAGAAATGGCTGTCATTGACGCATTCATTAGGATGGAGTGACGAAAAAGAATTCTCTGAGCAGTACGTGGAAATCGGCGAATGGATTGCAACCTGTGAAAAATACGGATACAAAAAAACAGAAGTTGAAAAGCTTTATGGCGAGCTTCCCGCGCCGGATACCGATGTGTTTCCATTCGAAAATGAAATCATGCAGTGGATGTGTAATTATGTCTGTGTATCAATAAAATAA
- a CDS encoding RNA polymerase sigma factor, whose protein sequence is MDDFEKILSECRNAVERYVNFKISSKADADDILQEVYLSAYQNIDTLKDKTCFRAWIIGIARNKCNDYFRERAKNFEIPLEAMSGSVLVSGRCGIIETSTVQETLELLGNNDKQILYLYYFKELPQSEIAKRLGIPLGTVKSRLHNAKVNFKDKYPYPPRVLKGEKHMKKLPEYMPEYKLEKYDKEPFSIKWEELMGWFLVPKLGEKVSWAMYDYPEKKRTEYTDMEVVGKAEVHGVEGVEIISIEHEPMGFNAIDGSKQAERRFVAQLTDTHSRLLAESHSENGIKKYYTFLDGDIFNNNWGFGEDNCGNETNIEPKGDIIRIGSEIKTADKSFLLDIVGRYIVSINNQTYDTICLMDIETYNPGVASEQFINKNGRTILWRRFNRDDWAFDHYKQKWTEKLPENERITINGETYVHWYDCITDYIL, encoded by the coding sequence ATGGATGACTTTGAAAAAATACTTTCGGAATGCAGAAATGCAGTAGAGCGATATGTGAATTTCAAGATATCGTCAAAAGCCGATGCGGACGATATCTTGCAGGAGGTATATCTTTCGGCATATCAAAATATTGATACACTCAAAGACAAAACCTGCTTCAGAGCATGGATTATCGGTATTGCTCGAAACAAGTGCAACGATTATTTCCGCGAACGTGCAAAAAATTTTGAAATTCCGCTCGAAGCAATGTCCGGGTCGGTACTTGTCAGCGGACGCTGTGGAATAATCGAAACGAGCACAGTACAAGAAACACTTGAGCTTCTCGGAAACAATGATAAACAGATACTGTATCTATATTATTTCAAGGAGCTGCCGCAGTCTGAGATTGCAAAGCGGCTCGGTATTCCGCTCGGTACAGTCAAAAGCCGCCTGCATAACGCAAAAGTGAATTTCAAAGACAAATATCCGTATCCGCCAAGAGTATTGAAAGGAGAAAAACATATGAAAAAGTTACCGGAATATATGCCGGAATACAAGTTGGAAAAGTACGACAAAGAGCCGTTTTCAATAAAATGGGAAGAGCTTATGGGATGGTTTCTTGTTCCGAAGCTCGGAGAAAAGGTATCATGGGCGATGTATGATTATCCTGAAAAAAAACGAACGGAATATACCGATATGGAAGTTGTCGGAAAAGCAGAAGTTCACGGTGTTGAAGGTGTTGAAATAATTTCAATCGAGCATGAACCAATGGGTTTTAATGCGATAGACGGCAGCAAACAAGCAGAACGTCGATTTGTTGCACAGCTCACAGATACACACAGCAGGCTGCTTGCCGAAAGCCATTCTGAAAACGGTATTAAAAAATATTATACTTTTCTCGATGGTGATATTTTTAATAATAATTGGGGTTTCGGAGAAGATAATTGCGGCAATGAAACCAATATCGAACCGAAAGGTGACATAATACGTATCGGAAGCGAAATCAAAACCGCTGATAAAAGCTTTTTGCTTGATATAGTGGGACGTTATATTGTATCTATAAATAATCAAACATACGATACCATATGTTTGATGGATATAGAAACCTATAATCCCGGTGTTGCTTCAGAGCAATTTATCAATAAAAATGGCCGTACTATTCTCTGGCGTCGATTTAACCGTGATGACTGGGCTTTTGATCACTACAAGCAAAAATGGACAGAAAAGCTGCCTGAAAATGAACGTATTACCATCAACGGCGAAACTTATGTTCACTGGTACGACTGTATAACTGATTATATTCTATAA